GGTTCACGAAAATCAAAGTACATGGAATAAACAGACGCCTGGTCGTTGGTACCGCTGGAGGAAACCATGCCTTTCCTATATGTAAGATCCCGCACCTTTTTCCTCATCTCAGCATCATCGGCTATAATCTCGGCGATAATGTCCAATGCCCCGTTGAGAGCAGCATCAGTATCAGCTACACCTTGGTCCGGATTGACAAAGGTAGCCAGGTGATGAGGTAGGAGCGGCTGTTCTTGGGCTAGGATCATCTCGGCCAACGGCTCTAGCCCTTGTTCACGGGCAACAGTGGCCCGGGTACGCCGCTTGGGCCTGAACGGCCGATAGATGTCTTCCACTTCTTGTAGTGTAACTGCAGCCTGCAATTGTTGCTGGATGGCCGGCGTAAGCTTGTCCATCTCGCTTAACAGGCGGGAT
The sequence above is drawn from the Bacillota bacterium genome and encodes:
- a CDS encoding RNA-binding transcriptional accessory protein — encoded protein: MNEIIQRLAEELGIETRQAQSAAQLLDEGNTVPFIARYRKEATGGLSDDQLRQLAQRLSYLRSLKERKEEVSRLLSEMDKLTPAIQQQLQAAVTLQEVEDIYRPFRPKRRTRATVAREQGLEPLAEMILAQEQPLLPHHLATFVNPDQGVADTDAALNGALDIIAEIIADDAEMRKKVRDLTYRKGMVSSSGTNDQASVYSMYFDFREP